The Deinococcus fonticola sequence GCCGACTGGGCCGCGCACCTGGAGGTGGGTCTGCGGGCCGCCGCCTGCGCCTGCGCCCATGCGGGCGCGTACGCCCCCACCCAGGCCGACCTGCAAGCCCTGGCTTAAGGCGGGCTGCCCTGTTTCTCATCGCCCAGTCAGGCGTCGCTCAAAGCACCAGTCTGGCGTCGTCCTGATCGGCCATCATGCGCACGAAGGCTTCGACATAATGCGGATCGAACTGCTTGCCGGCCTGTGAGCGGATTTCCTGCATGGCCCGCTCGCGCGTCCAGGCGGACTTGTACGGGCGGGCGTTGGTCAGGGCGTCGTACACGTCCACGATCGTGAACACCCGCGCGGTCTCGGGGATGTTCTGGCCGCGTAGCCCGGCGGGATACCCGGTGCCGTCCCAGCGTTCGTGGTGGTAACGCACCAGGTCGAGCGTCTCGGCCGGCAGGAAGTGCAGTTCCTGCAGCATGTCGTACCCGATGGTCGTGTGCGTCTGAATGACCCGGCGTTCGGTGTCGTCCAGCGAGCCGGGTTTGTGCAGAATGCGGTCCGGAATGGCGATTTTGCCCAGGTCGTGCAGGTACGCGCCCCAGCGCAGGGCCTGCACCTGCTCTTCATCCCAGCCCAGCCGGCGCGCCAGGCGCACGCTGGTGCTCACGACCCGCTGGGTGTGCCCGCCCGTCTCGTCGTCACGCCGTTCCAGGGCTGCGCCCAGCGAGCGCAGGGTCAGCTCGTTAGCGTCGCGCAGGTCACGAATGGCGTGCCACTGCCCCAGCTGCGCCCCCAGCAGCCGCCCGAACGACGCGATCACCGATTTTTCCTGCTCGTCGAAGGCCACGCTGTCGGGGCGGGTCAGGATCAGCACGCCCAGGTGCGCCGAGGCGCGGCCGTACACCGGCGTGATGTGGTAACTGCGCCGGTCTTCGCGCCGCAGCATGGCAAGGGCTTCCTCAGCCACCCAGTGATCGGCCTGTACGCTGCGGCTGTCGTTGCCGCTGGGCTGAATGGGCCGTTCCACGAACTGCTTGAGCACCCCGGTGGCCGACAGAATGTAGGGCGTGCCCTGGCGGTAGGCCACGAAGGCGATGTTCGGCGCGATGTCCAGCTTGTTCAGGATGTCCACGCCGGCCCGGATAATGCTGTCGGCGTCGCGCGCCTCGTTCAGGCGTTCGGAACCCACCCGCAGCGCGTCGATGATGTTCTGCTGCCACGCCAGCTCAGAGCGCGCGCCCTGTTCGCGCAGGGTCACCCAGCCCACGCCGGCCAGGGTCAGCAGGGCCCCAATCAGATCGAGGAGCGGCAAAGGAGCGCTGCGCCCGGCCAGGAACATCGAAGCAGCGAAGGCCAGTGGGTAGGCGATCAGGGCTGTCCAGCGCCAGCCCCCGCCCAGTGACCACGAAGCCAGGGCCAGGATCAGGGTCGCGCCGGCCAGCAGCGCCTGATGGTGGCCCTGGGCCGCAAAGGCCATCAGGCCCAGCGAGACGAGCAGCAGCAAGATGAAGAGGGGACGGCCAGCTGACACGCCCTGAGTCTACACGCCGGGGCGCCCGGTCACTGTTCCCAGTCCAGTGTCCGCTGCCCCGGCTGCCAATACACAAAAAGGAGAAGGGCCGCAGCACACGCCACGGCCCCCTTTTCAACCCCCCGGCTTACTTACGGAGGCTGGGGTTCAGCACTTTCTTGCGCAGGCGAATGCTCTTGGGGGTCAGCTCGACCAGTTCATCTTCGCTGATGTATTCTAGCGCGTCTTCCAGGGTCAGGCGCTTGGGGGGAATCAGGCTCAAGGCCTCGTCGGCCCCCGACGAGCGGACGTTCGTGAGCTTCTTGTTCTTGCAGACGTTCACGTTCAGGTCGTTCTCGCGGCTGTTCTCGCCCACGATCATGCCCACGTACACCTCGGTGGCGGGGTCGATGAAGAAGTTGCCGCGGTCTTGCAGTTTGAAGATGGAGTAGGCGAAGGCCGGGCCGTCTTCCATGCTGACCAGCGAACCGTTCTGGCGCACCTTGAGGTCGCCGGCCCACGGCGCGTAGCCGTCGAACACGTGGCTCATGATGCCTTCGCCCTGCGTCATGCTCAGGAACTGCGTGCGGAAGCCGAACAGCGCCCGGCTGGGAATCTTGAATTCCACACGCACGCGGCTGCCCTGGGGCTCCATGTTGATCATCTGGCCCTTACGGCTGCTCAGCACGCCGATCACGCTGCTGCTGTGCTGCTCGGGCACGTCGATGACGAGGTGCTCGAAGGGCTCGTGCTTCACGCCGTCGATGTCGCGGGTAATGACGCGCGGGCTGCCGACCTGAATCTCGTAGCCTTCGCGCCGCATGGTTTCCAGCAGGATCGACAGGTGCAGTTCGCCGCGCCCGCTCACCACGAACTCGTCCGGGCGGATTTCCTCGACGCGCAGCGACACGTTCGTCATGACTTCCTTTTTCAGGCGGTCGTTCAGGTGGCGGCTGGTCACATACTTGCCTTCCTTGCCGGCAAAGGGGCTGGTGTTCGGCTGGAAGGTCATGTTCACGGTGGGTTCGTCCACGGTGATGATGGGCAACGCCTCGGGGTCGGCCAGGTCGGCGATGGTCTCCCCGATCTGCGCGTCCTCGATGCCCGCCAGCGCCACGATGTCGCCCGCGCCCACTTCGTCGGCTTCGATGCGCTTGAGGCCCAGATGGGTGAAGGGCTGCACGATCCGCACCTTGGTCATGGTGCCGTCCTTATGCATCAGGTTCACGAACTCGCCCTTCTTCACGGTGCCGCGGTTGACGCGCCCCAGCACGATACGGCCCAGGTACTCGGAGTAATCCAGGTTGGTGACCAGCATCTGAAAGGGCGCATCCAGGTCGACGTGCGGCGCGGGAATCTTCTCCAGCACCAGCTCGAACAGTTCGTGCATGTCGTCCTGCGGGTTGTTCAGGTCCTTAAAGGCCTTGCCTTCGCGGGCAATGGCGTACAGGATCGGGAAATCGAGCTGGTCGTCGTTGGCGCCGAGTTCGGCCATCAGATCGAAGGTCAGGTTCACGACCTCCTCGGGGCGGGCGTCCTGGCGGTCGATCTTGTTGACCACCACGATGGGCTTGAGGCCCAGCTCCAGCGCCTTGCGCAGCACGAAGCGGGTCTGCGGCATGGGGCCTTCGGCGGCGTCCACCAGCACCAGGCAGCCGTCCACCATGCCCAGCACGCGCTCCACTTCCCCACCGAAGTCGGCGTGGCCGGGCGTGTCCACGATGTTGATCTTGACGCCCTTGTACTCCACGGCCGTGTTTTTGGCCAAAATGGTGATGCCGCGTTCACGTTCCAGGTCGTTGCTGTCCATGGCGCGTTCGGCGATTTCCTCACCGTGCTTGAGTTCCAGGGTCTGCTTCAGCAGGCCGTCCACCAGCGTGGTTTTGCCGTGGTCGACGTGCGCGATAATCGCAATGTTTCTGTATTCCATAAGTTAGCTCCCTCTCGGAGCAAGCCGCCTTCAGCCTTCCGCCTTTAGCTTTCTGCTCTCCAGGCCCAAAAAAACCCGCCTCGAAGTGCGGGGCGGGTCACCCAACCGACTATTCTAGCAGAAGATGAAACCAGAACGTCATGACGAAGTCAGCAGACTGCTGTCACCGTCACTTTCCTCTTTCGACAGACGGGTGCGGTTTGGTCTGTTGAGACTTCTGCTGCTTATTGAAAGGTTGGACGCTTGCCCGGAGTTCGTCACCATTTACCTGAAGGAGTTGCGCCGGACTAGAAACCCGACGCTGGAACCTCTTTCTTCCCTGAGCTGGGTGGCCTTCGAGCGGGCCACTTCAGGAGAGTTCGGACATTCTCATGGTCTCGACAATACGGCAGCGCGCATCATGCACGGCTACTTCCGCGCCTGGAAATACGGTTGTGACGCTGAGGATCTCGACTGGTTGTCCCACTGGCAGTGGGTTGTTCAGCGGGCAAGACGCAAAATGAAAGATTGAGGCGCTGCCTGGCGGCTTCCTCAGCTTTCTCGCCTGTGGCCCGGTATTCTGTGGCCTGTGAACCTCGCGTCCTCCATTGATCACACGCTGCTCAAAGCCACCGCGACGAGCGCCGATATTCGCCAGTTGTGCGCCGAGGCGCGGGAGCACCGTTTCTACGCGGTGTGCGTGAACCCGGTTTTTATTCCTCTGTGCCGGGCGGAGCTGGCAGGCAGTGAGGTGAAGGTGGCGACGGTCTGCGGCTTTCCGCTGGGCGCGGTGAGCAGCGAGCAGAAGGCCGTGGAGGCCCGCCTGAGCGCTGAAGCCGGCGCGGACGAGGTGGACATGGTGATCCACGTAGGCGCGGCCCTGGAGAACGACTGGGACGCTGTGCAGGCCGACGTGAACGCGGTGCGCCGGGCTATTCCGGACCGCGTGCTGAAGGTCATCATCGAGACTTGTTACCTGTCGGACGAGCAGAAGCGCGGCGCGACCGAAGCGGCGGTGCGTGGCGGCGCGGATTTCGTGAAGACCAGCACCGGCTTCGGCACGGGCGGCGCCACCGTGGAGGATGTGCGGCTTATGGCGGAAGTCATCGCGGGCCGGGCGAAGATCAAGGCGGCGGGCGGCGTGCGTACCCCGGCAGATGCCGACGCGATGATCGCGGCGGGCGCCACGCGGCTGGGAACCTCCGGCGGGGTGGGTCTGGTGAGCGGCACGCAGAACATGCAGGGGTACTGAGTGCCGGAAGGAAGCGAAAAGACCCGGCGCGTGATTCTGGCCTCTGGCAGCCCCCGGCGGCGCGAACTGCTCAGCAACCTGGGCGTGAAGTTCGAGGTGCTGGTGAGCGGCGAGGACGAGGACAGCCCCGAAACGAACCCGCAGAAGCTGGCGGGCGACCTCGCTCTGCTGAAAGCGCGTTCGGTGGCTAAGCTGCACCCGGACGCGGTGGTGATCGCGGCAGACACCGTGGTGGCCTGCGCCGGTGAACTGCTGGCGAAACCCGCCGACGCGCTGGAAAATGCCGCCTTTATCCGCACCCTTGCAGGCAAGACGCATCAGGTGTTCACGGGCGTGAGCGTCCTCTCCCCCAGCGGCACCTTCAGCGGCGTGGAGTGCACCGACGTGGAATTTCGGCCGCTGACCGAGCAGGAAATCCAGTTTTACGCCCGCAGTGGCGAGGGGCTGGACAAAGCAGGCGGGTACGGCATTCAGGGCGTCGGCATGGGGCTGGTGGCGCGGGTGAACGGGGATTACTCGAACATCGTCGGGTTTCCGCTGGCGCTGGTCATGCGCCTGCTGCGCCGGGCCGGGGTGCCGGTGTGGGACGACCTGACTGGAGCCACCGACTTGCAGGCGGCAACCCGCGCGTGAGGCCCTGGACGCAGGCCCTCAGCGTATACGGGCTGCTGCTGGTGCTGAGTGTGGTGCTGCTGCGCTTTCAGGTGCTGGCCCCGTCCGCCCTGGGCAGCGCCACCGCCCCGCTCTCCAAAGTGGCCCTGGTGGCGGCCGACAACGTGCGTGGCAGCTTTGCCAGCATGGCCGAAGGGCGGCGCACCAGAGAGGAAATTCAAACGCTGACCCGCCGGAATCAGGAACTCCGCCAGCAGAACGAACTGCTGAGTGTGGAGCTGGGTCGCCTGCGGCAACTGACGCAGATCACGTCCACCCAGGCCCCCAACGCCGTGGGCATCGCGCAGGTGGTGGACGTGGCCCCCAGTCCGCTGCTGGCCCGCCTGAAACTGAACCGGGGCCGCGCCGACGGCCTGCGCGTCCATATGCCCGTCACCATCCCGGCGGGCCTGGTGGGTCAGGTGATCGAGGTGAGCGCCCGGAAATCCACCGTTATTGCGCTGGTCGACCCGCAGAGCAGCGTGGGCGTCACGCTCTCGGGGGGGCGCGGTGGGCGCGGCCTGGCGGTGGGTTCCCCGCCCAACCGACTGCGGGCCGAGTTCTCGCTGGGCGTTCCGGTGAAGGTCGGGGACGTGCTGGTGACCTCCAGCCTGGGGGGCGTGTACCCGGTGGGCATCCGGGTGGGCACGGTGGAGAAAATCGTGCCGGTGGGGCCAAACGACGTGACGCGCACCGTGATCGTGAAACCCGCCGTGGATGTCGGGGCCCTGACGGACGTGACCGTGCTGGGGGCACTGTGATCCTCAGAAACAGGACGCTGCAAGACGTGATGCTGACAGACACGGTGAGGATCACCCCATGAGGCCCGCGCCATGAAGCAGCTCAACCGCTTCGACCTGCCCTCGCGCGGCGGGCTGGCCCTGCCCGCCGGGCCGCAGTGGCTGATGATCGTGGCCTACTTCGTGCTGCTGATCATCGTGCAGGGCTTTCTGGCGCGGCTGCTGCAACCCATCGGCATTGCGCCGCCGGACCTGTTCCTGCTGACGGGCGCAGCCCTGGCGTGGCGGTGGCGGCCCACCGGCGCCCTGCTGGGGGCGTTCACAGTGGGGCTGCTGCAGGACATCCTGGGCGCGGGCGCCCTGGGGCTGCACGCGGCGGGGCTGGCCGGCGGAGCGCTGCTGGTGCTGGCGGTACGGCGCTGGCTGCCCGGTGGAGGCTGGCGGCGCCTGGCCTTGACCGTGGCGGCGGCCCTGGTCGGGCAGTGGTTCACCTTCACCCTGTTGACTTACGTGCTGCGCACGAATCTGGTGACCGTG is a genomic window containing:
- the mreC gene encoding rod shape-determining protein MreC, with protein sequence MGRPDWSHRLAGGNPRVRPWTQALSVYGLLLVLSVVLLRFQVLAPSALGSATAPLSKVALVAADNVRGSFASMAEGRRTREEIQTLTRRNQELRQQNELLSVELGRLRQLTQITSTQAPNAVGIAQVVDVAPSPLLARLKLNRGRADGLRVHMPVTIPAGLVGQVIEVSARKSTVIALVDPQSSVGVTLSGGRGGRGLAVGSPPNRLRAEFSLGVPVKVGDVLVTSSLGGVYPVGIRVGTVEKIVPVGPNDVTRTVIVKPAVDVGALTDVTVLGAL
- the deoC gene encoding deoxyribose-phosphate aldolase, whose product is MNLASSIDHTLLKATATSADIRQLCAEAREHRFYAVCVNPVFIPLCRAELAGSEVKVATVCGFPLGAVSSEQKAVEARLSAEAGADEVDMVIHVGAALENDWDAVQADVNAVRRAIPDRVLKVIIETCYLSDEQKRGATEAAVRGGADFVKTSTGFGTGGATVEDVRLMAEVIAGRAKIKAAGGVRTPADADAMIAAGATRLGTSGGVGLVSGTQNMQGY
- a CDS encoding Rod shape-determining protein MreD; amino-acid sequence: MKQLNRFDLPSRGGLALPAGPQWLMIVAYFVLLIIVQGFLARLLQPIGIAPPDLFLLTGAALAWRWRPTGALLGAFTVGLLQDILGAGALGLHAAGLAGGALLVLAVRRWLPGGGWRRLALTVAAALVGQWFTFTLLTYVLRTNLVTVPTLLKVVPMTFLTTFLIGWSWESLMTYLLGRPQEGLD
- a CDS encoding HD-GYP domain-containing protein; protein product: MSAGRPLFILLLLVSLGLMAFAAQGHHQALLAGATLILALASWSLGGGWRWTALIAYPLAFAASMFLAGRSAPLPLLDLIGALLTLAGVGWVTLREQGARSELAWQQNIIDALRVGSERLNEARDADSIIRAGVDILNKLDIAPNIAFVAYRQGTPYILSATGVLKQFVERPIQPSGNDSRSVQADHWVAEEALAMLRREDRRSYHITPVYGRASAHLGVLILTRPDSVAFDEQEKSVIASFGRLLGAQLGQWHAIRDLRDANELTLRSLGAALERRDDETGGHTQRVVSTSVRLARRLGWDEEQVQALRWGAYLHDLGKIAIPDRILHKPGSLDDTERRVIQTHTTIGYDMLQELHFLPAETLDLVRYHHERWDGTGYPAGLRGQNIPETARVFTIVDVYDALTNARPYKSAWTRERAMQEIRSQAGKQFDPHYVEAFVRMMADQDDARLVL
- the typA gene encoding translational GTPase TypA, with the translated sequence MEYRNIAIIAHVDHGKTTLVDGLLKQTLELKHGEEIAERAMDSNDLERERGITILAKNTAVEYKGVKINIVDTPGHADFGGEVERVLGMVDGCLVLVDAAEGPMPQTRFVLRKALELGLKPIVVVNKIDRQDARPEEVVNLTFDLMAELGANDDQLDFPILYAIAREGKAFKDLNNPQDDMHELFELVLEKIPAPHVDLDAPFQMLVTNLDYSEYLGRIVLGRVNRGTVKKGEFVNLMHKDGTMTKVRIVQPFTHLGLKRIEADEVGAGDIVALAGIEDAQIGETIADLADPEALPIITVDEPTVNMTFQPNTSPFAGKEGKYVTSRHLNDRLKKEVMTNVSLRVEEIRPDEFVVSGRGELHLSILLETMRREGYEIQVGSPRVITRDIDGVKHEPFEHLVIDVPEQHSSSVIGVLSSRKGQMINMEPQGSRVRVEFKIPSRALFGFRTQFLSMTQGEGIMSHVFDGYAPWAGDLKVRQNGSLVSMEDGPAFAYSIFKLQDRGNFFIDPATEVYVGMIVGENSRENDLNVNVCKNKKLTNVRSSGADEALSLIPPKRLTLEDALEYISEDELVELTPKSIRLRKKVLNPSLRK
- a CDS encoding Maf family nucleotide pyrophosphatase, which translates into the protein MPEGSEKTRRVILASGSPRRRELLSNLGVKFEVLVSGEDEDSPETNPQKLAGDLALLKARSVAKLHPDAVVIAADTVVACAGELLAKPADALENAAFIRTLAGKTHQVFTGVSVLSPSGTFSGVECTDVEFRPLTEQEIQFYARSGEGLDKAGGYGIQGVGMGLVARVNGDYSNIVGFPLALVMRLLRRAGVPVWDDLTGATDLQAATRA